Proteins from a genomic interval of Nocardia sp. BMG51109:
- a CDS encoding helix-turn-helix domain-containing protein has product MSLVGERVKNARKRAGMTQLDLAGASGVSLSQLRKIEQGDYEPRLETLRAFAVAMNLRTSALQTTPDYETPDIDTEAQWQPVIRALHGNTAQPDEQATPQGVQAMLDTVQAMIGADRYREVTALLPNLIRDVDSLDNARVLKFETLNMVASLLAQTRQFEAADAVLDRAVDAAETSVEGATAVDTLLWALLRQGRLDEARSLAVRWADDIEPRFSRATRQSLAMWGRLWLKIANAAVRDNQPGEVEDALSLARAAAVRLGRDVYVDRLLGRTFGPLEVSYIAAESFVIAHEPEKTLAIAAKVPAPAIQPAGASRMRHKLDIANAHAQMGHYGEALDEFRTVQHTAPEWLVQQRYARDILGTIVSKRRTLTPDMRDLANAINLDY; this is encoded by the coding sequence ATGAGTCTGGTGGGCGAACGGGTGAAGAATGCTCGCAAGCGCGCCGGGATGACCCAACTGGACCTCGCGGGCGCTTCCGGAGTGTCGCTGTCGCAACTCCGCAAGATCGAGCAGGGCGACTACGAGCCACGGTTGGAGACGTTGCGGGCCTTCGCGGTCGCTATGAACTTGCGCACCTCCGCGTTGCAGACCACGCCGGACTACGAGACCCCTGACATCGACACCGAGGCTCAGTGGCAGCCCGTCATCCGTGCCCTGCACGGCAACACAGCCCAACCCGACGAGCAGGCGACACCGCAGGGTGTCCAGGCGATGCTCGACACCGTCCAGGCGATGATCGGCGCGGACCGCTATCGTGAGGTTACGGCGTTGCTGCCCAACCTGATTCGCGATGTCGACAGTCTCGACAATGCCCGCGTCCTGAAGTTCGAGACACTCAATATGGTGGCGTCCCTGCTCGCACAAACCCGGCAGTTCGAGGCGGCGGACGCGGTGCTCGACCGCGCCGTGGATGCGGCGGAGACGAGCGTCGAGGGGGCGACAGCGGTCGACACCCTGCTGTGGGCGCTGCTACGGCAAGGCCGCCTCGACGAGGCGCGGTCGCTGGCCGTGCGCTGGGCCGACGATATAGAGCCTCGATTCTCCCGCGCCACGCGACAGTCGCTGGCGATGTGGGGCCGACTGTGGCTGAAGATCGCGAACGCCGCCGTCCGCGACAACCAGCCCGGGGAGGTGGAGGACGCTTTGTCACTGGCTCGGGCAGCCGCAGTGAGACTGGGCCGCGACGTATATGTCGATCGGCTGCTCGGCCGCACCTTCGGCCCCCTCGAGGTGTCCTATATCGCCGCGGAGTCATTCGTGATCGCCCACGAGCCGGAGAAGACACTGGCGATTGCCGCGAAGGTCCCGGCACCGGCGATCCAGCCGGCGGGCGCGAGCCGCATGCGTCACAAGCTGGATATCGCCAACGCACACGCCCAGATGGGGCACTACGGCGAGGCACTCGACGAGTTCCGAACCGTCCAGCACACCGCACCGGAATGGCTTGTACAGCAACGATATGCGCGCGACATTCTGGGAACGATCGTGAGCAAACGGCGAACACTCACCCCCGACATGCGCGACCTGGCCAACGCCATCAACCTCGACTACTGA
- a CDS encoding WXG100 family type VII secretion target, with amino-acid sequence MVTNDQPLNVVPDAVMAVGRHAHDVAQQLKSGSIALDREVQALFDTWKGSAADAYREGWDDMQDGAMKAWDALTDLASKLGVSVSTLQDQDNASAVPISWLKLG; translated from the coding sequence ATGGTGACAAACGACCAGCCGCTGAACGTCGTTCCCGACGCGGTGATGGCGGTCGGACGGCATGCCCATGACGTTGCGCAGCAACTGAAGTCGGGGTCGATAGCGTTGGACCGTGAGGTTCAGGCGTTGTTCGACACCTGGAAGGGGAGCGCTGCCGACGCTTATCGCGAGGGGTGGGACGACATGCAGGACGGCGCGATGAAGGCATGGGACGCGCTCACCGATCTGGCTTCGAAGCTCGGCGTCAGTGTGTCGACGCTGCAGGACCAGGACAACGCCAGCGCGGTGCCGATCAGCTGGCTGAAGTTGGGCTGA
- a CDS encoding WXG100 family type VII secretion target — protein MTSEFEFDLDHIDQVTARARGFKEFFADHLDQLDRTVQGLIQSGQWTGAAASAYAEEHQAWVIAARELLEGLAQMEQAGRTARESYSDATDVNLRMTGG, from the coding sequence ATGACCTCTGAATTCGAGTTCGACCTCGATCACATCGATCAGGTGACCGCCCGCGCCCGCGGCTTCAAGGAGTTCTTCGCCGACCATCTCGATCAATTGGACCGCACCGTCCAAGGCCTCATACAGAGCGGGCAGTGGACGGGTGCGGCCGCGTCAGCCTATGCCGAGGAGCATCAGGCCTGGGTGATCGCGGCACGTGAACTGCTCGAGGGACTGGCTCAGATGGAACAAGCCGGCCGGACGGCACGCGAGTCCTACTCGGACGCGACGGACGTGAACTTGCGCATGACGGGGGGATGA
- a CDS encoding polymorphic toxin type 37 domain-containing protein, whose product MAVVAPQSYYTAAEECYKLSREFQSAYNPLQRALLETSGMAGSCQAAKAWSEAYDERAGSFTTAATNFARALQHFGDILIASGYNWECSNYAANRNPNKGTGPACPRTIPSELPYGAGVVVGVASSRNNGPGLETEFPELYDKVVAKLAGDKVPDGDTNKLDRAAQAWKDFAGNGTIFAAGPRLRVVADGLDKFDAPDIPNLTGHLRTLAKNADDIKLAADDLAKSTTSHHAAVVAVRADINNQAAATLVVAAVAIAVTAVVIRNPRAAAVEGPALETAATAIARVIGSFFATLAGIKFSTGVLAVGALATISGLTILSIAGDSTFNSNYKPPANAYDPNGPKAPGRPGDAEGFVPPKGGDKWVPNPNGRGYGWEDASGHVWVPTGQGGSAHGGPHWDVQGKNGDYENVLPGGKRR is encoded by the coding sequence GTGGCTGTTGTTGCGCCGCAGTCGTATTACACAGCCGCGGAGGAGTGTTACAAGCTGTCGAGGGAGTTCCAATCCGCGTATAACCCGCTCCAGAGGGCGCTGCTCGAAACCAGCGGGATGGCCGGTAGTTGCCAGGCTGCGAAGGCATGGTCCGAGGCCTACGATGAGCGCGCGGGTTCCTTCACCACCGCAGCGACCAACTTTGCCAGGGCGCTGCAGCATTTCGGTGACATTCTGATCGCGTCGGGCTACAACTGGGAATGCTCCAACTACGCAGCAAATCGCAATCCGAACAAAGGGACCGGTCCGGCGTGTCCGCGGACTATCCCCTCCGAATTGCCTTACGGCGCAGGTGTTGTCGTTGGCGTAGCTTCGTCGCGGAACAACGGCCCCGGACTCGAGACCGAGTTTCCGGAGCTGTACGACAAGGTTGTCGCCAAGCTCGCCGGTGACAAAGTCCCCGACGGCGACACCAACAAGCTGGACCGTGCGGCCCAGGCGTGGAAAGACTTCGCCGGCAACGGCACGATCTTCGCTGCCGGGCCCCGGCTACGAGTCGTCGCCGACGGACTCGACAAGTTCGATGCACCCGACATCCCGAACCTGACCGGCCACCTCAGAACACTCGCGAAGAACGCGGACGACATCAAGCTGGCTGCCGACGACCTGGCGAAATCGACAACCAGCCACCATGCCGCTGTTGTCGCAGTTCGCGCGGACATCAATAATCAGGCGGCCGCAACGCTCGTCGTCGCGGCCGTCGCGATCGCCGTAACCGCTGTGGTAATCCGCAATCCGCGGGCGGCAGCAGTGGAGGGCCCCGCCCTCGAGACCGCCGCGACTGCCATCGCCCGCGTCATAGGATCGTTCTTCGCGACGCTGGCCGGGATAAAGTTCAGTACCGGAGTACTTGCTGTAGGTGCGCTCGCTACCATTTCTGGCCTGACCATCCTGTCCATCGCCGGCGACTCGACGTTCAACTCGAACTACAAGCCGCCGGCCAATGCCTATGACCCCAATGGACCCAAGGCACCGGGGCGACCGGGCGACGCGGAAGGATTCGTACCGCCCAAAGGCGGTGACAAGTGGGTGCCGAATCCCAACGGTCGTGGCTACGGTTGGGAAGACGCTTCGGGACATGTGTGGGTACCAACTGGCCAGGGTGGCAGTGCCCATGGCGGACCCCATTGGGATGTGCAAGGCAAGAATGGAGACTACGAAAATGTGCTTCCAGGAGGCAAGAGGCGATGA
- a CDS encoding Nramp family divalent metal transporter, whose product MSTAAPPRTSFRRARSATILLGPAFVAAIAYVDPGNVASNISAGAQFGYLLVWVIVLANVMAALVQFLSAKLGLVTGRTLPEVVRDRSGRPTRLAYWVQAELVAMATDLAEVVGGAIALYLLFDLPLLLGGVITGVVSMGLLTVQNRRGQKPFERVIIGLLVIIAIGFMASVVISPPSPSGTVGGLLPRFDGAESVLLAAAMIGATVMPHAIYLHSALSRDRHGQPAAGPERARLLRITRVDVGLAMVIAGAVNLSMLLMAANTLNGRGEVDTLESAHAAVGDALGPWAALLLAVGLLASGLASTSVGAYAGAMIMEGLLRRRIPLLLRRLITLLPALIILAVGIDPTRALIISQVVLSFGIPFALIPLVRFTSDRTLMGPDTNHRWTTAAAWLIAAVISVLNLLLIYLTVTGG is encoded by the coding sequence ATGAGCACCGCCGCCCCGCCCCGCACGTCGTTCCGCCGGGCGCGGTCGGCGACCATCCTGCTCGGCCCGGCCTTCGTGGCCGCCATCGCCTACGTCGACCCCGGCAACGTCGCGTCGAATATCAGCGCCGGTGCGCAGTTCGGCTACCTGCTGGTGTGGGTGATCGTGCTGGCCAACGTGATGGCCGCGCTGGTGCAGTTCCTGTCGGCGAAGCTGGGCCTGGTCACCGGTCGCACGCTGCCGGAGGTGGTGCGCGACCGGTCCGGCCGGCCGACCAGGCTGGCGTACTGGGTGCAGGCCGAGTTGGTCGCCATGGCAACGGATCTGGCCGAAGTGGTGGGCGGCGCGATCGCGCTGTACCTGCTGTTCGATCTCCCGCTGCTGCTCGGCGGCGTGATCACCGGCGTGGTCTCGATGGGGCTGCTGACGGTGCAGAACCGGCGCGGCCAGAAGCCGTTCGAGCGGGTCATCATCGGCCTGCTGGTGATCATCGCGATCGGCTTCATGGCCAGCGTGGTGATCTCGCCGCCGTCGCCGTCCGGCACGGTGGGCGGCCTGCTGCCGCGCTTCGACGGCGCGGAGAGCGTGCTGCTGGCGGCGGCGATGATCGGCGCGACGGTGATGCCGCACGCGATCTACCTGCATTCGGCGCTGTCCCGCGATCGGCACGGCCAACCGGCCGCCGGTCCGGAGCGCGCGCGGCTGTTGCGGATCACCCGCGTCGACGTCGGTCTGGCGATGGTGATCGCCGGCGCGGTGAACCTGTCCATGCTGCTGATGGCCGCGAACACCCTGAACGGCCGCGGCGAGGTGGACACCCTCGAGTCCGCACACGCCGCGGTGGGCGACGCCCTGGGCCCGTGGGCGGCGCTGCTGCTGGCGGTCGGCCTGCTGGCCTCCGGCCTGGCGTCCACATCGGTCGGCGCCTACGCCGGCGCGATGATCATGGAAGGGCTGCTGCGCCGCCGCATCCCCCTGCTGCTGCGCCGCCTGATCACCCTCCTCCCGGCTTTGATCATCCTGGCAGTAGGCATCGACCCGACCCGCGCCCTGATCATCTCCCAGGTCGTCCTGTCCTTCGGCATCCCGTTCGCCCTGATCCCCCTGGTCCGCTTCACCAGCGACCGCACCCTGATGGGCCCCGACACCAACCACCGCTGGACCACCGCCGCCGCCTGGCTGATCGCCGCGGTGATCTCGGTACTCAACCTGCTGCTGATCTACCTCACGGTGACGGGCGGCTGA
- a CDS encoding alpha/beta hydrolase family protein yields the protein MRAAAALAAATGVLAGVVAGVGAPTASAEDPVIAGKQLLGDPKAPDGSHISRATYTDDRNIRLYVYSAAMDKTFPVDVQRPADASEPRPTLYLLNGAGGGQDDASWQKKTDIVHGFLGDKNVNVVQPIGGKWSYYTDWVNDDPTLGRNKWTTFFTEELPPLIDGALGTNGKNAVAGLSTSGTTVLNLPIHKPGLYQAAAAYSGCAQTSDPTGQEFVKLTVNTWGGGDVTNMYGPDDSPAWVENDPYVNADKLRGLDMYISTGNGLPGVYDTMNGPYALPGSYGVANQILVGGVIEAGTNYCTHNLKTKLDSLAIPATYNFRDSGTHSWGYWRDDFMNSWPVLARGLGI from the coding sequence CTGCGTGCCGCCGCCGCGCTCGCCGCGGCAACCGGAGTTCTCGCTGGTGTCGTTGCCGGAGTCGGCGCACCCACCGCCTCGGCCGAGGACCCGGTCATCGCGGGCAAGCAGCTGCTGGGTGATCCGAAGGCCCCCGACGGTTCCCATATCTCCCGTGCCACCTATACCGACGACCGCAACATCCGGCTGTACGTGTACTCGGCCGCGATGGACAAGACCTTCCCCGTCGACGTGCAGCGCCCGGCCGACGCCTCCGAACCGCGGCCGACGCTCTACCTGCTCAACGGCGCGGGCGGCGGCCAGGACGACGCCTCCTGGCAGAAGAAGACCGATATCGTGCACGGCTTCCTCGGCGACAAGAACGTCAACGTGGTCCAGCCGATCGGCGGCAAGTGGAGCTACTACACCGACTGGGTGAACGACGACCCCACCCTGGGCCGCAACAAGTGGACCACCTTCTTCACCGAGGAGCTGCCGCCGCTGATCGACGGCGCGCTGGGCACCAACGGCAAGAACGCCGTCGCGGGCCTGTCCACCTCGGGCACCACGGTGCTGAACCTGCCGATCCACAAGCCCGGCCTGTACCAGGCCGCCGCCGCCTACTCCGGCTGCGCCCAGACCAGCGACCCGACCGGCCAGGAATTCGTCAAGCTGACGGTGAACACCTGGGGCGGCGGTGACGTCACCAACATGTACGGCCCCGACGACTCCCCGGCCTGGGTGGAGAACGACCCGTACGTGAACGCCGACAAGCTGCGCGGCCTGGACATGTACATCTCCACCGGCAACGGCCTGCCCGGCGTCTACGACACCATGAACGGCCCGTATGCGCTGCCCGGCTCCTACGGCGTGGCCAATCAGATCCTGGTCGGCGGCGTCATCGAGGCCGGCACCAACTACTGCACCCACAACCTGAAGACGAAGCTGGACTCGCTGGCCATCCCCGCGACCTACAACTTCCGCGACTCGGGCACGCACTCGTGGGGCTACTGGCGCGACGATTTCATGAACTCCTGGCCCGTGCTGGCCCGGGGCCTGGGGATCTGA